AGCGAAAACGAAGACTATCCCTACAAACAGAGCAAATTAGACAGCGTATTTCGATGGAGTTCAATGAGTTTGAAGATATTTTTATCGTTGATAGCATGCCAATGAAAGTTTGTGAAAACGCTCGTTCTACTCGTTCAAAAATTTGTAAAGAGCAATCCTATTCTTCACCAACATATGGTTATTGTGCTTCACAGAAATTATATTTCTATGGCTATAAACTACACGCAGTATGTTCTTTAAATGGTGTGATTAAGAATTTTGATATAAGCCCTGCATCCGTTCACGACATCCACTATTTAAAAGATATTGGTGAGCAAATGCGAAACTGTACTTTAATTGGAGATAGAGGCTATTTATCAGCAAAAGTTCAAATAGATTTATTTAACTATGCTAATATTAAATTAGATACACCAATGAGAAGTAATCAGAAAGATTATATTCCTCAATTTTCATTGTACAAGAAAAAGCGAAAACGAATTGAGACATTTTTCTCTCAACTTTGCGACCAATTTATGATTAAAAGAAACTATGCTAAAACTTTTGAAGGCTTTAAAACAAGGATAATCAGTAAAATAACCGCCGCAACGGTTATTCAATATATCAATAAATTTATCTTCCAAAGAAAATTAAATCATCTAAAAATCAGTATTATTTAAAATGCACAACGAGTATAATATAAAAAATATGTGCTAATAAAAAACTAGCTAATCCATACAAAAAACCAGAGTCTTTTAGTAAGAAAACATCACCTAAAAAACTAAAAAACAACCCTGTTAAAAAAAGCTTATTATTACTTAGTGACTTAGTTTTATTAAGTTGATAATAAATTAAAGCTATTATAGGAATTAGTAGTGGCTTACTATATATTCTTATACCTATCTTGTCAAAATAGATTCCTAGTAAATCTACAATGAAAACAATACTCAATAGTATGATGTAGCCTATTTTTTTCATTTCTTAATTATTAGTTAAGCCCTGTAATTACACCATTATCATCTATATCCATTCCTTCGGCAGCAGGGATACTAGGCAACCCAGGCATACGCATAGTAGTCCCAAGCAACGGGATTACAAATCCTGCTCCAGCAGCAAATTCAAACTCTCTTACTGTAACTTCAAAATTTTCAGGTCTGCCAATTTTAGAATCGGTATCACTAAGAGATTTCGGTGTTTTTACCATACAAACAGGAAGTCCTGAAAGTCCTAAAGATTCTATCTTTTTCAATTGAGTTTTAGCTTTGGAAGTATAGGCAACAGATGATGCCCCGTAGATTTCTTTAGCTATTTTTTCTATCTTTTCTGGTATGGTTTCTGTGTAAGTATAAAGTGGCTTAAAATTGCAACTATTACTTTCCGCTAACTCAGCAACTGCTTTAGCTAATTCTTTCGTACCTTCTCCACCTTTGGTAAATCCATAGGAAACCACAGCTTCTATGCCTTTCTCTTTACATTTTTCTTTAATAAAATTTATTTCCTCCTCACTATCCGTATCAAAATGATTGATAGCTACCACAGGCTTCAATCCAAATTTCATTATATTTTCTAGATGTTTTTCTAAATTACCTATTCCTTTTTTTACAAAATCTAGATTAGGTGTACCATACTCCTCTTTTTTAGATCCTCCGTGATGCCTCAAAGCCCTTACCGTAGCCACTACAACCACCGCATAAGGTTTTAGTCCAGAAGAAACACATTTAATATTAAGAAACTTTTCCGCTCCTAAATCTGCTCCAAAACCAGCTTCAGTTACGGTATAATCAACTAAAGAAAGTCCC
This Riemerella anatipestifer DNA region includes the following protein-coding sequences:
- a CDS encoding IS982-like element ISRa1 family transposase is translated as MNNIEQIYERILEVLGLFSENQLISYQRRTPKMSDLEVISLNITAEYLSIDSELQLFRKLPNSLINKIERSVYNKRKRRLSLQTEQIRQRISMEFNEFEDIFIVDSMPMKVCENARSTRSKICKEQSYSSPTYGYCASQKLYFYGYKLHAVCSLNGVIKNFDISPASVHDIHYLKDIGEQMRNCTLIGDRGYLSAKVQIDLFNYANIKLDTPMRSNQKDYIPQFSLYKKKRKRIETFFSQLCDQFMIKRNYAKTFEGFKTRIISKITAATVIQYINKFIFQRKLNHLKISII
- a CDS encoding lysoplasmalogenase family protein; translated protein: MKKIGYIILLSIVFIVDLLGIYFDKIGIRIYSKPLLIPIIALIYYQLNKTKSLSNNKLFLTGLFFSFLGDVFLLKDSGFLYGLASFLLAHIFYIILVVHFK